One genomic window of Bradyrhizobium sp. CCGE-LA001 includes the following:
- a CDS encoding acyl-CoA carboxylase subunit beta: MKHILDALEDRRAGAKLGGGEKRIEAQHARGKLTARERIELLLDKGSFEEFDMFVEHRSTEFGMEKNKIPGDGVVTGWGTVNGRKTFVFAKDFTVFGGSLSETHALKITKLQDMAMKARAPIIGLYDAGGARIQEGVAALAGYSYVFRRNVLASGVIPQISVIMGPCAGGDVYSPAMTDFIFMVKNTSYMFVTGPDVVKTVTNEVVTAEELGGASVHATRSSIADGAFENDVETLLQMRRLIDFLPSNNTDGVPEWPSFDDIGRVDMSLDTLIPDNPNKPYDMKELILKVVDEGDFFEIAESFAKNIVTGFGRIAGRTVGFVANQPMVLAGVLDSDASRKAARFVRFCDAFNIPIVTFVDVPGFLPGTAQEYGGLIKHGAKLLFAYSQCTVPLVTIITRKAYGGAFDVMASKEIGADMNYAWPTAQIAVMGAKGAVEIIFRSDIGDPDKIAARTKEYEDRFLSPFIAAERGYIDDVIMPHSTRKRIARALAMLKDKKTEMPAKKHDNLPL; the protein is encoded by the coding sequence ATGAAACACATCTTGGACGCCCTTGAAGATCGTCGTGCCGGCGCAAAGCTCGGCGGCGGGGAGAAGCGCATCGAGGCGCAGCACGCCCGCGGCAAGCTGACCGCACGCGAGCGCATCGAGCTGTTGCTCGACAAGGGATCGTTCGAGGAATTCGACATGTTCGTCGAGCACCGCTCCACCGAGTTCGGCATGGAGAAGAACAAGATCCCCGGTGACGGCGTCGTCACCGGCTGGGGCACCGTCAACGGCCGCAAGACCTTTGTCTTCGCCAAGGACTTTACGGTGTTCGGCGGTTCGCTCTCCGAGACGCACGCGCTGAAGATCACCAAGCTTCAGGACATGGCGATGAAGGCGCGGGCGCCCATCATCGGCCTCTATGATGCCGGCGGCGCCCGCATCCAGGAAGGCGTCGCCGCGCTCGCCGGCTATTCCTACGTGTTCCGCCGTAACGTGCTCGCCTCCGGCGTGATCCCGCAGATCTCCGTCATCATGGGCCCCTGCGCGGGTGGCGACGTCTATTCGCCTGCCATGACCGACTTCATCTTCATGGTGAAGAACACCAGCTACATGTTCGTCACCGGTCCTGATGTGGTGAAGACCGTCACCAACGAGGTTGTCACCGCCGAGGAGCTCGGCGGTGCCTCGGTGCACGCGACGCGCTCCTCGATTGCGGACGGCGCGTTCGAGAACGACGTCGAGACACTCTTGCAGATGCGGCGCCTGATCGACTTCCTGCCGTCCAACAACACCGACGGCGTGCCGGAATGGCCGAGCTTCGACGACATCGGCCGGGTCGACATGTCCTTGGACACGCTGATCCCGGACAATCCGAACAAGCCCTACGACATGAAGGAGCTGATCCTGAAGGTCGTGGACGAGGGCGACTTCTTCGAGATCGCGGAGAGCTTTGCCAAGAACATCGTCACCGGCTTCGGCCGCATCGCGGGCCGCACGGTGGGCTTCGTCGCCAACCAGCCCATGGTGCTGGCCGGCGTGCTCGACAGCGACGCTTCACGGAAAGCCGCGCGCTTCGTCCGTTTCTGCGACGCCTTCAACATCCCGATCGTCACCTTCGTCGACGTACCGGGCTTCCTGCCGGGCACCGCGCAGGAGTATGGCGGCCTGATCAAGCACGGCGCCAAGCTGCTGTTCGCCTATTCGCAGTGCACCGTGCCGCTGGTCACCATCATCACCCGCAAGGCCTATGGCGGCGCCTTCGACGTCATGGCCTCCAAGGAGATCGGCGCCGACATGAACTACGCCTGGCCGACCGCGCAGATCGCGGTGATGGGCGCCAAGGGCGCGGTCGAGATCATCTTCCGCTCCGACATCGGCGACCCCGACAAGATCGCCGCGCGCACAAAGGAATACGAAGACCGCTTCCTGTCGCCGTTCATCGCAGCCGAGCGCGGCTATATCGACGATGTCATCATGCCGCATTCGACGCGGAAGCGTATCGCGCGGGCGCTGGCGATGCTGAAGGACAAGAAGACGGAAATGCCGGCGAAGAAGCACGACAATTTGCCGTTGTGA
- a CDS encoding DUF4260 domain-containing protein: MDDRVTETGAATGGVNILLRLEGLTLFAGMVMLYAAWDGSWLVFALLFFVPDLSFLAYLSDARFGAMVYNAAHSYMAPVTLLTLGFGLASPLILSIALIWLAHIGIDRALGYGLKYSAGFGFTHLGRIGRKDV, translated from the coding sequence ATGGACGACCGAGTGACCGAAACAGGAGCTGCGACAGGCGGCGTCAATATCCTGCTTCGGCTGGAAGGCCTGACCCTGTTCGCAGGCATGGTGATGCTCTACGCTGCATGGGACGGCTCCTGGCTGGTGTTCGCCCTGCTCTTCTTCGTCCCGGATTTGAGCTTCCTGGCATACCTGTCCGACGCCCGCTTCGGCGCGATGGTCTACAACGCCGCCCACAGCTACATGGCCCCGGTGACGCTGCTGACCCTGGGCTTCGGCCTCGCCTCACCGCTGATCCTGTCCATCGCCTTGATCTGGCTCGCCCATATCGGCATCGACCGGGCGCTGGGCTATGGGCTGAAATATTCGGCCGGGTTCGGCTTCACCCATTTGGGACGGATCGGCCGGAAGGACGTCTGA